The following proteins are co-located in the Vigna angularis cultivar LongXiaoDou No.4 chromosome 2, ASM1680809v1, whole genome shotgun sequence genome:
- the LOC108328932 gene encoding uncharacterized protein LOC108328932 isoform X3 has protein sequence MGFNLILCYHPNLVLAVLLLFSCSFGLFSANDEVGTGQGETFTVSSFSYPETRLRPFDLRYIRVDLPPWFSALSIALKSDVDIDISRIERVPTRTLPIICFRDGSPPLPDALNTSLKDSATSGINGLDVEQCFPMQKNITMKLTNNQISPGVWYIGLFNGIGPTRTQSKMTFVRRGSTPFESYYLPVGGASYDSANFPLEPLLKNSSYIGESDSIWTYFLLDIPRGAAGGNIHIQLSSDTKIGYEVYARFGGLPSLDIWDYYYANKTRRSDPSMFFTLYDSSDTKVNFYIMYAREGTWGFGLRHLNSNSDYMKGLNIMSISLERCPKRCSSHGDCKFSFDASGLTSYSFCSCDRNHGGFDCSIEIVTHQGHVRQSVFLIVSNAAAILPAYWALRKKALAEWVLYTSSGISSGLYHACDVGTWCALSYNVLQFMDFWLSFMAVISTFLYLTTIDEVFKRAIHTAVAILTALMAATKATRSSNVILVIVIGALGLFVGWLIEISTKYRSLSFPIGISFNFSHCLQTIKRWLYNLVKTLLRRYHLAFALAGFTALAMAAISWTLETSESYWFWHSIWHITIYTSSFFFLCSKANIEDSETTHPTDGNYELTHQDSLPRSG, from the exons ATGGGTTTCAATTTGATTCTATGCTATCATCCCAATCTGGTTCTCGCTGTTCTGCTGCTCTTTTCCTGTTCCTTTGGTCTTTTCTCTGCAAATGATGAAGTGGGCACGGGTCAAGGTGAAACCTTTACTGTTTCAAGCTTCAGTTACCCTGAGACTAGGCTCAGACCCTTTGATTTGCGCTACATCAGAG TTGACTTGCCGCCATGGTTTTCTGCACTGTCTATAGCATTGAAGTCAGATGTAGACATT GATATCTCAAGAATTGAAAGGGTTCCAACACGCACATTGCCAATAATATGCTTTAGAGATGGAAGTCCTCCACTACCAGATGCCTTAAACACATCTCTGAAAGATTCAGCCACTTCTG GAATAAATGGTCTGGATGTGGAGCAATGCTTTCCCATGCAAAAAAATATCACTATGAAACTGACAAACAATCAG ATATCTCCAGGTGTTTGGTATATTGGTCTTTTCAATGGGATTGGACCTACAAGGACACAATCAAAGATG ACATTTGTAAGGAGAGGTTCAACCCCTTTTGAATCGTATTATTTACCAGTTGGTGGAGCATCTTATGATTCTGCCAATTTCCCTCTTGAGCCACTTTTAAAGAACTCATCATACATTGGAGAATCTGATAGCATTTGGACTTACTTTCTTTTGGACATTCCTCGTGGTGCTGCTGGAGGAAATATTCACATACAGCTATCCTCAGATACAAAGATTGGTTATGAAGTGTATGCTAGATTTGGTGGTTTACCATCTCTAGATATCTGGGACTATTATTATGCTAACAAGACCAGGAGAAGTGACCCATCTATGTTTTTCACGCTGTATGACTCAAGTGATACCAAagttaacttttatattatgtATGCTAGAGAAGGAACTTGGGGCTTTGGTCTAAGACATCTTAATAGCAATAGTGATTATATGAAAGGACTAAATATCATGTCCATTTCACTTGAGCGATGCCCAAAACGATGTTCCTCTCATGGAGACTGTAAATTTTCGTTTGACGCTAGTGGACTAACGTCTTACAG CTTCTGCTCCTGTGATCGAAACCATGGAGGCTTTGACTGCAGCATTGAGATTGTAACACATCAAG gGCATGTACGACAATCAGTTTTTCTCATTGTATCAAATGCTGCAGCCATACTTCCTGCCTATTGGGCCCTTCGGAAGAAG GCATTAGCAGAATGGGTTTTATACACATCCAGTGGGATTTCAAGTGGACTATATCATGCGTGTGATGTGGGCACTTGGTGTGCGTTGAGCTATAATGTCTTACAG TTCATGGACTTTTGGCTCTCATTCATGGCTGTGATTAGCACTTTTCTTTATCTAACTACCATTGATGAAGTATTTAAGAGGGCAATCCACACAGCTGTTGCTATCCTTACTGCTCTAATGGCTGCAACAAAAGCAACCAG GTCTTCCAATGTTATTCTTGTGATTGTGATTGGTGCTCTTGGTTTGTTTGTTGGATGGTTGATAGAAATCTCAACAAAGTATCGGTCCCTTTCCTTTCCAATTGGAATCTCATTTAACTTCTCTCACTG TTTGCAAACTATAAAGCGATGGCTCTATAATCTTGTCAAGACCCTTTTGAGACGGTACCACTTGGCATTTGCCTTGGCTGGTTTTACTGCATTGGCCATGGCAGCAATAAGCTGGACACTTGAAACCAGTGAATCCTACTGGTTTTGGCACAG CATTTGGCATATTACAATATAcacatcttctttcttcttcctttgttCAAAAGCAAACATTGAGGACAGTGAGACAACGCATCCTACAGATGGAAACTATGAACTGACTCATCAGGATTCACTTCCAAGGAGTGGTTAA
- the LOC108328932 gene encoding uncharacterized protein LOC108328932 isoform X1 yields the protein MGFNLILCYHPNLVLAVLLLFSCSFGLFSANDEVGTGQGETFTVSSFSYPETRLRPFDLRYIRVDLPPWFSALSIALKSDVDIDISRIERVPTRTLPIICFRDGSPPLPDALNTSLKDSATSGINGLDVEQCFPMQKNITMKLTNNQISPGVWYIGLFNGIGPTRTQSKMIIRGPSYSFIANISVEACTNSMMRGDFCNSTVYPLSCEASDVSNALETKVNKSMLENLVTCKSNSEAFCVHEGVPNFFSLDIMNVAEEIIITATNIRFNVTSSNDVSLMCFVRHGAMPSVTSNDYSIDVAKSPLVIHSPLIGRWYISIVPVNLTKTQVSNVRVCYSVESQVLQCPLGKAGPNCIMDSYLLQTFVRRGSTPFESYYLPVGGASYDSANFPLEPLLKNSSYIGESDSIWTYFLLDIPRGAAGGNIHIQLSSDTKIGYEVYARFGGLPSLDIWDYYYANKTRRSDPSMFFTLYDSSDTKVNFYIMYAREGTWGFGLRHLNSNSDYMKGLNIMSISLERCPKRCSSHGDCKFSFDASGLTSYSFCSCDRNHGGFDCSIEIVTHQGHVRQSVFLIVSNAAAILPAYWALRKKALAEWVLYTSSGISSGLYHACDVGTWCALSYNVLQFMDFWLSFMAVISTFLYLTTIDEVFKRAIHTAVAILTALMAATKATRSSNVILVIVIGALGLFVGWLIEISTKYRSLSFPIGISFNFSHCLQTIKRWLYNLVKTLLRRYHLAFALAGFTALAMAAISWTLETSESYWFWHSIWHITIYTSSFFFLCSKANIEDSETTHPTDGNYELTHQDSLPRSG from the exons ATGGGTTTCAATTTGATTCTATGCTATCATCCCAATCTGGTTCTCGCTGTTCTGCTGCTCTTTTCCTGTTCCTTTGGTCTTTTCTCTGCAAATGATGAAGTGGGCACGGGTCAAGGTGAAACCTTTACTGTTTCAAGCTTCAGTTACCCTGAGACTAGGCTCAGACCCTTTGATTTGCGCTACATCAGAG TTGACTTGCCGCCATGGTTTTCTGCACTGTCTATAGCATTGAAGTCAGATGTAGACATT GATATCTCAAGAATTGAAAGGGTTCCAACACGCACATTGCCAATAATATGCTTTAGAGATGGAAGTCCTCCACTACCAGATGCCTTAAACACATCTCTGAAAGATTCAGCCACTTCTG GAATAAATGGTCTGGATGTGGAGCAATGCTTTCCCATGCAAAAAAATATCACTATGAAACTGACAAACAATCAG ATATCTCCAGGTGTTTGGTATATTGGTCTTTTCAATGGGATTGGACCTACAAGGACACAATCAAAGATG ATTATCCGGGGTCCATCATATTCCTTTATTGCCAATATAAGTGTGGAAGCATGCACAAATTCAATGATGAGGGGGGATTTCTGTAACAGTACAGTTTATCCACTTTCGTGTGAAGCATCTGATGTCTCTAATGCTTTGGAAACTAAAGTGAACAAGTCAATGTTGGAAAATTTGGTGACCTGCAAAAGTAATTCTGAAGCATTTTGTGTTCATGAAGGTGTGCCAAACTTCTTCTCCCTGGACATAATGAATGTGGCAGAAGAAATTATCATTACGGCAACAAATATCAGATTCAATGTTACTTCATCAAATGATGTTAGTTTAATGTGTTTTGTCCGCCATGGTGCTATGCCTTCGGTGACTTCAAATGATTATTCCATTGATGTAGCTAAAAGTCCCCTGGTTATTCATTCACCGTTGATTGGCCGTTGGTATATTAGTATAGTGCCAGTCAATCTTACAAAAACTCAGGTTAGCAATGTAAGAGTTTGCTATTCGGTGGAATCACAAGTGCTTCAATGTCCACTTGGAAAAGCTGGACCAAATTGTATAATGGATAGCTACTTGCTTCAG ACATTTGTAAGGAGAGGTTCAACCCCTTTTGAATCGTATTATTTACCAGTTGGTGGAGCATCTTATGATTCTGCCAATTTCCCTCTTGAGCCACTTTTAAAGAACTCATCATACATTGGAGAATCTGATAGCATTTGGACTTACTTTCTTTTGGACATTCCTCGTGGTGCTGCTGGAGGAAATATTCACATACAGCTATCCTCAGATACAAAGATTGGTTATGAAGTGTATGCTAGATTTGGTGGTTTACCATCTCTAGATATCTGGGACTATTATTATGCTAACAAGACCAGGAGAAGTGACCCATCTATGTTTTTCACGCTGTATGACTCAAGTGATACCAAagttaacttttatattatgtATGCTAGAGAAGGAACTTGGGGCTTTGGTCTAAGACATCTTAATAGCAATAGTGATTATATGAAAGGACTAAATATCATGTCCATTTCACTTGAGCGATGCCCAAAACGATGTTCCTCTCATGGAGACTGTAAATTTTCGTTTGACGCTAGTGGACTAACGTCTTACAG CTTCTGCTCCTGTGATCGAAACCATGGAGGCTTTGACTGCAGCATTGAGATTGTAACACATCAAG gGCATGTACGACAATCAGTTTTTCTCATTGTATCAAATGCTGCAGCCATACTTCCTGCCTATTGGGCCCTTCGGAAGAAG GCATTAGCAGAATGGGTTTTATACACATCCAGTGGGATTTCAAGTGGACTATATCATGCGTGTGATGTGGGCACTTGGTGTGCGTTGAGCTATAATGTCTTACAG TTCATGGACTTTTGGCTCTCATTCATGGCTGTGATTAGCACTTTTCTTTATCTAACTACCATTGATGAAGTATTTAAGAGGGCAATCCACACAGCTGTTGCTATCCTTACTGCTCTAATGGCTGCAACAAAAGCAACCAG GTCTTCCAATGTTATTCTTGTGATTGTGATTGGTGCTCTTGGTTTGTTTGTTGGATGGTTGATAGAAATCTCAACAAAGTATCGGTCCCTTTCCTTTCCAATTGGAATCTCATTTAACTTCTCTCACTG TTTGCAAACTATAAAGCGATGGCTCTATAATCTTGTCAAGACCCTTTTGAGACGGTACCACTTGGCATTTGCCTTGGCTGGTTTTACTGCATTGGCCATGGCAGCAATAAGCTGGACACTTGAAACCAGTGAATCCTACTGGTTTTGGCACAG CATTTGGCATATTACAATATAcacatcttctttcttcttcctttgttCAAAAGCAAACATTGAGGACAGTGAGACAACGCATCCTACAGATGGAAACTATGAACTGACTCATCAGGATTCACTTCCAAGGAGTGGTTAA
- the LOC108328934 gene encoding uncharacterized protein LOC108328934 — protein sequence MFKMSITTRTYQAVAVSLLLGSLNVYSFECGDDSCKTGLCNSSGACICNLPDPSTILNGNRTFLGGKFCDEEMTMCDGTNSFWCEHGGACEEIVQGEKYSCKCPPGFGGEHCEHSGASCGQSFCFHNAECLAEAGDVCQCPSEWRGSADCSLLTKPTDFTSNSTETKLSKVSSSSDSNKTLGVLALSSLGAAVAGAIYGKKVFSKKKREAVKFQQLSEMQASGILDDDDDDDDEDEDEDHCRVPQRIPGDISHI from the exons ATGTTCAAAATGTCAATCACAACAAGAACATATCAAGCAGTTGCTGTTTCATTGCTGTTGGGGTCACTGAATGTGTATTCCTTTGAATGTGGAGATGATAGCTGCAAAACTGGGTTGTGCAACAGCTCTGGTGCCTGCATTTGCAACCTCCCAGATCCTTCCACCATATTAAACGGAAATAGAACTTTCCTCGG GGGTAAGTTTTGTGATGAAGAAATGACAATGTGTGATGGAACAAACTCCTTCTGGTGTGAGCATGGGGGAGCTTGTGAGGAAATTGTTCAAGGAGAGAAGTACTCATGCAAATGTCCCCCTGGATTTGGTGGGGAACATTGTGAGCATTCTGGAGCATCCTGTGGTCAGAGTTTTTGTTTCCATAATGCAGAATGCTTGGCTGAAGCAGGTGATGTTTGCCAGTGCCCATCTGAATGGAGAGGCAGTGCTGATTGCTCTCTTCTAACCAAACCAACAG ATTTTACCTCAAATTCAACTGAGACAAAATTGTCTAAGGTCAGCAGCAGCAGTGACTCCAAT AAGACACTAGGTGTCTTAGCTTTATCTTCACTGGGAGCAGCTGTTGCTGGTGCCATTTATGGAAAGAAAGTATTCagcaagaaaaagagagaggcAGTTAAGTTCCAACAATTATCTGAAATGCAGGCAAGTGGGATattggatgatgatgatgatgatgatgatgaagacgaaGATGAAGATCACTGTAGGGTACCCCAGAGGATTCCTGGTGATATCTCACACATTTAG
- the LOC108328935 gene encoding brassinosteroid-responsive RING protein 1: MGFPVGYPEVLVPKLFLHALSLLAWLRSLVAALFHLLRLSDLLDTDAAAIAWPPESPPPRAPTLSALLIREFLPVAAFRDLDGAGESPPSPSGCAVCLSEFCAEEEIRCMANCKHMFHRACVDRWIDHDQKTCPLCRTPFVPEHKVEEYNQRLWAASGVSQFYQDDYTPTL; encoded by the coding sequence ATGGGATTTCCGGTAGGGTATCCGGAAGTGCTGGTCCCCAAGCTCTTCCTCCACGCGCTCTCGCTCCTCGCGTGGCTCCGCTCGCTCGTCGCCGCGCTCTTCCACCTCCTCCGCCTCTCCGACCTCCTCGACACCGACGCTGCCGCGATCGCTTGGCCGCCGGAGTCTCCTCCGCCGCGCGCTCCGACTCTCTCCGCGCTCCTCATCCGCGAGTTTCTCCCCGTGGCAGCGTTCCGTGACCTGGACGGCGCTGGCGAGTCCCCTCCGTCCCCGTCGGGGTGCGCGGTGTGCCTGAGCGAGTTCTGCGCGGAGGAGGAGATCAGATGTATGGCGAACTGCAAACACATGTTCCACCGCGCGTGCGTGGATCGTTGGATCGATCACGATCAGAAGACGTGTCCTCTGTGTAGGACACCATTCGTGCCGGAGCACAAGGTGGAGGAGTATAACCAGCGGCTATGGGCAGCTTCTGGTGTTTCCCAGTTTTATCAAGACGATTACACTCCTACTCTCtga
- the LOC108328932 gene encoding uncharacterized protein LOC108328932 isoform X2 has protein sequence MLSHAKKYHYETDKQSGVWYIGLFNGIGPTRTQSKMIIRGPSYSFIANISVEACTNSMMRGDFCNSTVYPLSCEASDVSNALETKVNKSMLENLVTCKSNSEAFCVHEGVPNFFSLDIMNVAEEIIITATNIRFNVTSSNDVSLMCFVRHGAMPSVTSNDYSIDVAKSPLVIHSPLIGRWYISIVPVNLTKTQVSNVRVCYSVESQVLQCPLGKAGPNCIMDSYLLQTFVRRGSTPFESYYLPVGGASYDSANFPLEPLLKNSSYIGESDSIWTYFLLDIPRGAAGGNIHIQLSSDTKIGYEVYARFGGLPSLDIWDYYYANKTRRSDPSMFFTLYDSSDTKVNFYIMYAREGTWGFGLRHLNSNSDYMKGLNIMSISLERCPKRCSSHGDCKFSFDASGLTSYSFCSCDRNHGGFDCSIEIVTHQGHVRQSVFLIVSNAAAILPAYWALRKKALAEWVLYTSSGISSGLYHACDVGTWCALSYNVLQFMDFWLSFMAVISTFLYLTTIDEVFKRAIHTAVAILTALMAATKATRSSNVILVIVIGALGLFVGWLIEISTKYRSLSFPIGISFNFSHCLQTIKRWLYNLVKTLLRRYHLAFALAGFTALAMAAISWTLETSESYWFWHSIWHITIYTSSFFFLCSKANIEDSETTHPTDGNYELTHQDSLPRSG, from the exons ATGCTTTCCCATGCAAAAAAATATCACTATGAAACTGACAAACAATCAG GTGTTTGGTATATTGGTCTTTTCAATGGGATTGGACCTACAAGGACACAATCAAAGATG ATTATCCGGGGTCCATCATATTCCTTTATTGCCAATATAAGTGTGGAAGCATGCACAAATTCAATGATGAGGGGGGATTTCTGTAACAGTACAGTTTATCCACTTTCGTGTGAAGCATCTGATGTCTCTAATGCTTTGGAAACTAAAGTGAACAAGTCAATGTTGGAAAATTTGGTGACCTGCAAAAGTAATTCTGAAGCATTTTGTGTTCATGAAGGTGTGCCAAACTTCTTCTCCCTGGACATAATGAATGTGGCAGAAGAAATTATCATTACGGCAACAAATATCAGATTCAATGTTACTTCATCAAATGATGTTAGTTTAATGTGTTTTGTCCGCCATGGTGCTATGCCTTCGGTGACTTCAAATGATTATTCCATTGATGTAGCTAAAAGTCCCCTGGTTATTCATTCACCGTTGATTGGCCGTTGGTATATTAGTATAGTGCCAGTCAATCTTACAAAAACTCAGGTTAGCAATGTAAGAGTTTGCTATTCGGTGGAATCACAAGTGCTTCAATGTCCACTTGGAAAAGCTGGACCAAATTGTATAATGGATAGCTACTTGCTTCAG ACATTTGTAAGGAGAGGTTCAACCCCTTTTGAATCGTATTATTTACCAGTTGGTGGAGCATCTTATGATTCTGCCAATTTCCCTCTTGAGCCACTTTTAAAGAACTCATCATACATTGGAGAATCTGATAGCATTTGGACTTACTTTCTTTTGGACATTCCTCGTGGTGCTGCTGGAGGAAATATTCACATACAGCTATCCTCAGATACAAAGATTGGTTATGAAGTGTATGCTAGATTTGGTGGTTTACCATCTCTAGATATCTGGGACTATTATTATGCTAACAAGACCAGGAGAAGTGACCCATCTATGTTTTTCACGCTGTATGACTCAAGTGATACCAAagttaacttttatattatgtATGCTAGAGAAGGAACTTGGGGCTTTGGTCTAAGACATCTTAATAGCAATAGTGATTATATGAAAGGACTAAATATCATGTCCATTTCACTTGAGCGATGCCCAAAACGATGTTCCTCTCATGGAGACTGTAAATTTTCGTTTGACGCTAGTGGACTAACGTCTTACAG CTTCTGCTCCTGTGATCGAAACCATGGAGGCTTTGACTGCAGCATTGAGATTGTAACACATCAAG gGCATGTACGACAATCAGTTTTTCTCATTGTATCAAATGCTGCAGCCATACTTCCTGCCTATTGGGCCCTTCGGAAGAAG GCATTAGCAGAATGGGTTTTATACACATCCAGTGGGATTTCAAGTGGACTATATCATGCGTGTGATGTGGGCACTTGGTGTGCGTTGAGCTATAATGTCTTACAG TTCATGGACTTTTGGCTCTCATTCATGGCTGTGATTAGCACTTTTCTTTATCTAACTACCATTGATGAAGTATTTAAGAGGGCAATCCACACAGCTGTTGCTATCCTTACTGCTCTAATGGCTGCAACAAAAGCAACCAG GTCTTCCAATGTTATTCTTGTGATTGTGATTGGTGCTCTTGGTTTGTTTGTTGGATGGTTGATAGAAATCTCAACAAAGTATCGGTCCCTTTCCTTTCCAATTGGAATCTCATTTAACTTCTCTCACTG TTTGCAAACTATAAAGCGATGGCTCTATAATCTTGTCAAGACCCTTTTGAGACGGTACCACTTGGCATTTGCCTTGGCTGGTTTTACTGCATTGGCCATGGCAGCAATAAGCTGGACACTTGAAACCAGTGAATCCTACTGGTTTTGGCACAG CATTTGGCATATTACAATATAcacatcttctttcttcttcctttgttCAAAAGCAAACATTGAGGACAGTGAGACAACGCATCCTACAGATGGAAACTATGAACTGACTCATCAGGATTCACTTCCAAGGAGTGGTTAA
- the LOC108328933 gene encoding probable E3 ubiquitin-protein ligase RHB1A has translation MGGCCCSARKPNLQGAPVYYYCPPTFEEHESLTSNDGTNASLNAGFLVGLNLEASVPDTFQPPPVPLPYDTVLGGSASTTYSESGRETVSSFEALITREDVEESNCKAQTNSSPTSPRKEELSKPNESKILLMEEEDVCPICLEEYDVENPRDLTKCEHHFHLSCILEWMERSDSCPICDQEMVF, from the exons ATGGGAGGTTGCTGTTGTTCTGCCAGAAAACCTAATCTGCAAGGGGCACCAGTGTATTACTAT TGCCCGCCGACTTTTGAAGAGCATGAGTCTTTAACTTCTAATGATGGCACAAATGCTTCACTCAATGCTGGATTTCTGGTTGGTTTGAACCTGGAAGCATCCGTGCCTGATACATTCCAGCCCCCTCCCGTGCCTCTTCCTTATGACACGGTTTTGGGAGGTTCTGCATCAACAACATATTCTGAATCTGGCAGAGAAACAGTTAGTAGTTTTGAAGCTTTAATTACTCGTGAAGATGTTGAAGAATCAAATTGTAAAGCTCAAACCAACTCCAGTCCAACATCTCCAAGGAAGGAAGAACTATCAAAACCGaatgaaagtaaaatattattgatggAAGAAGAGGATGTCTGTCCAATTTGTCTTGAAG AATATGATGTTGAAAATCCTAGAGATTTGACCAAATGTGAACACCATTTTCACCTATCCTGCATTCTTGAGTGGATGGAAAGAAGTGACTCCTGTCCTATATGTGATCAG GAGATGGTATTTTGA